From Spirosoma agri, one genomic window encodes:
- a CDS encoding acyltransferase, which yields MPKKTASSILLVRQRMPMIFSCIRLAFRTLRFVWRRCRRIVGAVITRIIFYLNNVTYGPGLRTYGIPVVDINDGCQLNIGSSFNVNSGRHFNRIGRQQPSFFIADLGGIIQIGDRVGMSSTALVCHHAITIGNDVTIGGNTVIYDTDFHTLDSIQRTNFQDNNLAKTAPVIIRDRVFIGSHVTILKGVTIGEDAVIAAGSVVTRNVPDNQLWGGNPAQLIRSLTAQPAYE from the coding sequence ATGCCTAAAAAGACAGCTTCTTCGATCCTCCTTGTTCGCCAGCGTATGCCTATGATTTTCTCCTGTATTCGACTCGCTTTCCGAACCCTTCGCTTTGTGTGGCGACGCTGTCGGCGGATTGTGGGCGCGGTGATAACCCGTATCATTTTTTACCTTAATAACGTCACCTATGGCCCCGGCTTGAGAACCTACGGTATCCCGGTAGTTGACATCAACGATGGGTGCCAGCTGAACATCGGCTCATCGTTCAACGTCAACAGTGGCCGACATTTTAATCGAATCGGGCGGCAGCAACCGAGCTTCTTCATTGCCGATCTGGGCGGCATCATTCAGATTGGCGATCGCGTTGGTATGAGCAGCACGGCGCTAGTTTGTCATCATGCCATTACCATTGGCAACGACGTAACCATTGGGGGTAACACCGTTATCTACGATACAGACTTTCATACGCTGGATTCGATACAACGAACGAATTTTCAGGATAATAACCTGGCGAAGACGGCACCCGTCATCATCCGGGATCGTGTATTTATCGGTTCCCACGTAACCATTCTCAAAGGAGTAACCATCGGTGAAGATGCCGTCATTGCCGCCGGATCAGTCGTCACAAGAAACGTGCCTGACAACCAGCTGTGGGGCGGCAATCCCGCTCAATTGATCAGATCGCTCACTGCCCAACCCGCCTATGAGTAG
- a CDS encoding lipopolysaccharide biosynthesis protein, with translation MKTGLLFAKFTRSGGISARSLLIYQNVFQSVFVKGLGIVIGFLTIPLTLSYVSVGDFGIWMTITFMTSWFSLVDVSFGNGLRNSLVLFFSTGDTKTARSYVSTIYFLSGIIALVLIGGVVLIGHYLSWTTLLTIRSDNPDQVNRIITYTLVSFSVQLFFKPINSILLADQKAALVSWILLIINLLTIAIIYIGASYLDKSLVTIAHIYNLIPIAVFSLISLYFFTRTYADIAPDFASVDLSLSRELFSMGGQFFVLQLVSVLVFTSGGLFISYFLGSDRVGPYSIANKYFSVITVLYSIIITPYWSAFTDAYVKQDRLWIQHTLRQLNRISAGMTGLGVLMLLASNTVFSLWIGPRIHIPYDLSVSLLFYVASFLFLSNYNSLINGTGKIRALVYASVVGVVLYLLVNVALFRWLDVGPASVVIAGTIWNVALLLLCLIEYKNLMRSMSSGRINDQAHA, from the coding sequence ATGAAAACAGGTTTATTATTCGCTAAATTTACCAGGTCTGGAGGCATCAGTGCCCGCAGTCTGCTTATCTATCAGAATGTGTTCCAGTCCGTTTTTGTAAAAGGGCTGGGTATCGTGATCGGCTTTCTAACCATACCCCTTACGCTCAGTTACGTCAGCGTTGGTGACTTCGGCATCTGGATGACAATCACCTTCATGACCTCCTGGTTCAGCCTGGTTGACGTTAGTTTCGGCAACGGACTACGAAACAGTTTGGTCTTGTTTTTCAGTACCGGAGACACAAAAACGGCCCGAAGCTACGTCAGCACGATCTATTTCTTATCGGGTATAATCGCATTAGTGCTGATTGGTGGGGTTGTACTTATCGGCCATTATCTGAGCTGGACAACGTTACTGACGATTCGTAGTGACAACCCGGACCAGGTCAATAGGATCATTACCTACACCCTTGTTAGCTTCAGCGTTCAGCTTTTCTTCAAGCCAATCAATTCCATTTTACTGGCCGATCAGAAAGCCGCACTGGTTAGCTGGATTTTGCTGATCATCAACCTGCTTACTATCGCTATCATCTATATTGGAGCCAGTTATCTGGACAAATCGTTGGTAACCATTGCGCACATTTACAACCTGATCCCCATTGCGGTATTCAGCCTGATTTCGCTGTATTTTTTCACCCGGACATACGCCGATATTGCTCCCGACTTCGCGTCGGTCGACTTGTCATTAAGCCGGGAGCTATTCAGCATGGGCGGCCAGTTCTTTGTTCTTCAGCTGGTCAGCGTTCTGGTATTCACGTCGGGTGGCCTGTTTATTTCTTACTTTCTGGGGTCAGATCGTGTAGGGCCTTACAGCATCGCCAACAAGTATTTTAGCGTGATAACAGTACTGTACAGTATCATCATTACGCCCTACTGGTCGGCGTTTACCGATGCGTACGTGAAACAGGACAGATTGTGGATACAGCATACCCTTCGCCAGTTGAACCGAATCAGTGCTGGTATGACGGGTCTGGGCGTCTTGATGCTGCTGGCATCCAACACTGTATTCAGCCTCTGGATTGGTCCACGAATCCACATTCCCTACGATCTTTCGGTCTCCCTCCTGTTCTACGTAGCCAGCTTTCTGTTTCTGAGCAATTATAATTCTCTGATTAATGGAACCGGCAAAATTCGCGCCCTGGTGTATGCGTCGGTGGTTGGTGTGGTCCTGTACCTACTTGTAAACGTTGCGCTGTTCCGTTGGCTTGACGTTGGTCCGGCGAGTGTCGTGATTGCGGGTACAATCTGGAACGTTGCTCTGCTTCTGTTGTGCCTGATCGAATACAAAAATTTGATGCGTTCTATGTCGTCGGGACGTATCAACGATCAGGCTCATGCCTAA
- a CDS encoding sugar transferase produces MVLDPLPIKARVKPPFVVGSAAHTGKRAFDLVVASLVTLLLLSWLIPLISLAIVLTSRGPALFMQTRSGQHGRHFTCFKFRTMHWSDGNDPFRQASRNDTRVTPIGRLLRRTNIDELPQFLNVLLGHMSIVGPRPHPIQLDAEFWFSMPDYPSRYQVRPGITGLAQARGCRGETSSPLKMKHRLLYDRFYIRKASVLLDFSICLRTLVTMLTGNTDAF; encoded by the coding sequence ATGGTTCTAGATCCCCTTCCTATCAAGGCCCGCGTTAAGCCTCCCTTTGTTGTTGGGTCAGCAGCTCATACGGGTAAACGCGCATTTGATCTCGTCGTGGCCAGCCTTGTTACGTTATTACTGCTGAGTTGGCTCATACCACTCATCAGTCTAGCCATTGTACTCACCTCGCGAGGTCCGGCACTATTCATGCAGACCCGCTCGGGCCAGCACGGACGGCACTTTACCTGTTTCAAATTCCGGACGATGCATTGGTCCGATGGTAACGATCCGTTTCGGCAAGCCTCAAGAAACGATACAAGGGTCACCCCGATTGGTCGACTTCTGCGACGCACAAACATTGACGAACTTCCTCAGTTTCTGAACGTTCTGCTCGGCCACATGAGCATTGTCGGGCCCAGGCCCCACCCTATTCAACTTGATGCTGAGTTCTGGTTCAGTATGCCGGACTATCCTTCCCGCTATCAGGTACGACCAGGCATCACAGGGCTGGCACAGGCTAGAGGCTGCCGGGGCGAAACCAGTAGCCCATTGAAAATGAAGCATCGTTTGCTGTATGATCGTTTTTACATTCGAAAGGCATCCGTACTCCTGGATTTTTCCATCTGCCTGCGAACGCTGGTTACCATGCTAACAGGAAATACTGACGCTTTCTGA
- a CDS encoding GumC family protein produces MATTSSNYSYVPYQVMDVGNTNLRATLLRYIQHWYWFLLSVGVLLAIAFVYLRYQQPIYRSQASLLVKDEKKGLDSESMLKELEIFAPKKVVENEIEVLKSYTLMGRVVKQLHLNVFYYQDTPYGKREVYSQSPVRVIVEQASPGLYSDDTPIKISFTNTKTVQIGEQSYPVNTSIQTPYGRLRIFPRQAISAATEPVFIRVLREPKVVNGYLRVLKAEPTSKASTVIMLSLETGTADKGEAILNRLIDVYNEAAVLDKNRVAANTLNFIEDRLRLVAGELESVEKGVEQYKSDNGITDLTTQAQGFLETVQRNDAELSQVSVQLGALREIEEYIRQQPGNRNGTPATLGLSDPTLINLIQTATKLEAQRNDLAQTVPEQNPLLRTLDAQIRSVKAHMAENVSTMRSILTKAQNQFLRTNQKMEGTIRTIPSKERTLLNITRQQAIKNDLYTYLLRKREETAVSFASTISDSRLIDVARSDEKPTKPNQPLTYFLFLLVGLLIPAGAIATRDVVHNRVIKRTDVEAQTQTPILGEIVRKRSPESLVVSSRMHSVIAEQIRALRTNLSFLRENRTSSQVLLFTSSINGEGKSFLSLNLGASLALVGSRTVILEMDLRKPQLRNSLDLDDGPGLSNYLIGETTVDALIQPIEDNENYYIIRSGPLPPNPSELLSSNRLEKLILELRERFNYVIIDAPPIGLVTDAQLIAPYVDATLYVVRHDVTPRNYLKLIEMLHREKRFNKLNIVLNGVGDGESNYYSYGQTGNAYSQHDTGKKTLLSRLLSNT; encoded by the coding sequence ATGGCAACAACGTCATCGAACTATTCCTACGTTCCTTACCAGGTCATGGACGTTGGCAACACCAATCTCCGGGCCACACTGCTGCGTTATATACAGCATTGGTACTGGTTTCTGTTATCGGTTGGGGTCCTGCTTGCCATCGCGTTCGTTTACTTACGCTACCAGCAGCCTATCTACCGAAGTCAGGCAAGTCTGTTGGTGAAAGACGAAAAAAAGGGGCTGGACTCGGAAAGTATGCTCAAAGAGCTGGAAATCTTTGCGCCCAAAAAGGTTGTCGAAAACGAGATTGAAGTTTTGAAGTCCTACACCCTGATGGGACGGGTTGTGAAACAGCTTCACCTCAACGTGTTCTACTATCAGGATACACCGTACGGTAAACGGGAAGTGTATAGCCAGTCGCCCGTTCGCGTGATTGTCGAACAGGCTAGTCCTGGGTTGTATAGCGATGATACTCCCATAAAAATTTCATTCACTAATACCAAGACCGTACAAATCGGCGAACAGTCCTACCCGGTCAACACCAGCATTCAAACGCCGTACGGGCGATTACGCATCTTTCCGCGTCAGGCTATTTCGGCGGCCACTGAGCCCGTCTTTATCCGTGTTCTCCGGGAGCCCAAAGTCGTTAACGGTTACCTGAGGGTACTCAAAGCCGAACCAACCAGCAAAGCCTCCACCGTCATTATGCTTTCGCTGGAAACCGGAACCGCCGATAAGGGGGAAGCTATTCTGAATCGCCTGATCGATGTTTACAACGAGGCTGCGGTGCTGGATAAAAATCGGGTAGCAGCCAACACGCTCAACTTCATCGAAGATCGGTTACGACTGGTAGCGGGTGAGTTGGAATCTGTTGAAAAAGGGGTCGAGCAGTACAAATCCGATAATGGCATAACCGACCTGACCACCCAGGCGCAGGGATTTCTGGAAACGGTTCAGCGGAATGACGCCGAACTCAGTCAGGTTTCCGTTCAATTGGGGGCGCTACGCGAGATCGAAGAGTACATTCGCCAGCAGCCGGGCAATCGAAATGGTACACCCGCCACGCTGGGCCTAAGCGACCCGACACTCATCAATCTGATTCAAACCGCCACTAAACTGGAAGCCCAGCGTAATGACCTGGCGCAGACCGTTCCGGAACAAAATCCGTTGCTACGGACCCTTGATGCGCAAATCAGGAGTGTGAAAGCCCACATGGCCGAGAACGTGAGCACCATGCGGTCTATATTAACCAAAGCCCAGAATCAGTTTCTTCGGACCAACCAGAAAATGGAAGGAACGATCCGAACCATTCCCAGCAAGGAACGCACCCTGCTGAACATTACCCGGCAGCAAGCCATCAAGAACGACCTGTACACGTATCTGCTGCGAAAGCGGGAAGAAACCGCCGTATCCTTTGCGTCTACGATTTCCGACTCCCGCCTGATCGACGTTGCCCGCAGTGACGAAAAACCGACCAAACCGAATCAGCCACTGACCTATTTTTTATTTCTGCTGGTTGGTTTGCTCATTCCTGCGGGTGCTATTGCTACCCGCGACGTGGTTCACAATCGGGTGATCAAACGAACCGACGTAGAAGCACAGACGCAGACACCGATCCTGGGTGAGATCGTTCGTAAACGATCCCCCGAATCGCTGGTCGTGTCGTCACGGATGCATTCGGTCATTGCCGAGCAGATTCGGGCCTTACGCACCAACCTCAGCTTTCTGCGCGAGAACCGCACGAGTAGTCAGGTCCTGCTATTCACATCCAGCATCAACGGCGAGGGAAAATCATTTCTTTCCCTGAATCTTGGCGCTAGCCTTGCCCTGGTCGGATCGCGTACGGTGATTCTGGAAATGGACCTGCGTAAGCCACAACTCCGTAATTCACTGGATCTTGACGACGGGCCCGGTCTAAGCAACTACCTGATTGGCGAAACGACCGTCGATGCCCTGATTCAGCCCATTGAGGATAACGAAAACTACTACATCATCCGGAGCGGCCCGCTCCCGCCTAACCCATCTGAATTGCTGAGCAGCAATCGGCTTGAGAAGTTGATTCTGGAGCTACGGGAACGGTTCAATTACGTCATAATCGATGCGCCACCAATTGGTTTAGTTACTGATGCACAGCTCATTGCCCCCTACGTAGATGCTACGCTTTATGTCGTCCGGCACGATGTAACGCCCCGAAATTACCTCAAACTGATCGAGATGTTACACCGTGAAAAGCGGTTCAACAAGCTCAACATTGTCCTGAATGGCGTAGGCGATGGCGAATCGAACTATTACAGTTACGGCCAGACCGGCAACGCCTACAGCCAGCATGATACCGGCAAAAAAACGCTGTTAAGCCGCTTACTCTCCAATACCTAA
- a CDS encoding polysaccharide biosynthesis/export family protein — MGAVTGCVSAKKIVYFQGDMETENFVRMPEPYVPLIKAGDVLSIQVSSLNAEAATFFNPYTAMVMATNGRITQPTNTNGLPEMSGYLVTPDGKIDIPMIGAVRVSGLTTSQTREVIREKLKVYLKEPTVNVRNLNFRVSVLGEVIKPSLFTVPNDQITLIEALSLAGDATIYGRRDNVLVIREENGQKTFARLDITRRTLFRSAYYYLHPNDIVYVEPGKARVSSADRFYQVMPAILSALSFAAIILTRSY; from the coding sequence ATGGGAGCCGTGACAGGCTGTGTGTCGGCGAAGAAGATCGTTTATTTCCAGGGCGACATGGAGACGGAAAACTTCGTTCGTATGCCGGAGCCTTATGTGCCCCTTATCAAGGCGGGCGATGTACTCTCCATACAGGTAAGCAGTCTTAATGCCGAAGCCGCCACGTTTTTCAACCCATACACCGCAATGGTCATGGCGACCAACGGGCGTATTACCCAACCGACCAACACGAATGGACTTCCCGAAATGTCCGGTTACCTGGTAACGCCCGATGGAAAAATAGACATTCCTATGATCGGGGCCGTAAGGGTAAGTGGGCTGACTACCTCCCAAACCCGCGAAGTGATCCGGGAAAAACTAAAAGTGTACCTAAAAGAACCAACGGTTAATGTACGCAATCTCAATTTTCGGGTTTCAGTGCTCGGTGAGGTCATCAAACCGTCGCTTTTTACCGTTCCCAACGATCAGATAACACTTATCGAGGCCCTAAGCCTGGCGGGTGATGCCACCATTTATGGCCGGCGGGATAACGTACTTGTCATCCGGGAGGAAAACGGTCAGAAGACGTTTGCCAGGCTCGATATTACCAGGCGAACCTTATTCCGCTCTGCTTATTACTACCTCCATCCGAACGACATAGTCTACGTAGAACCGGGTAAGGCCCGCGTATCTAGTGCCGATCGATTTTATCAGGTGATGCCCGCCATTCTGAGCGCGCTGTCGTTTGCGGCCATTATTCTAACCCGTAGCTACTGA
- a CDS encoding Nramp family divalent metal transporter: MPKSLSLRAGLGSVLFWSVISAAFIGPGSVTACAIAGSKYGLQLLWVLTFATLGTVWLQEAAARITIATGKDLGQVITQTYAGAGGRRIAWALFLAIFLGCAAYQAGNILGAVAGLALLTGFPVPTLTIIVGLVCTALLWIGSTQGLANMLGLVVFAMGGAFIYVAFGTPVTPMALTKALVTPSFPDGSLLLINGLIGTTIVPYNLFFGSSIVSGQSLGEMKLGIWVAVVLGGIISVVLLLAGLLIPNDFSYPHMAQVLTDQLGTWAGSLFAFGLFAAGFASSLTAPLAASVTAQSLLGIRKNSPVYRGIWLTVMATGLTFGLLNVTPIPVIVAVQAINGILLPFVTIFLFAAVNNRSILGDNYCNSMSQNLAMGLVVVVTAVLGLWNVWLAIQAG, encoded by the coding sequence GTGCCCAAATCGCTCTCCCTACGTGCCGGACTTGGCAGTGTCTTGTTCTGGTCGGTTATTTCAGCCGCTTTTATCGGTCCCGGATCCGTTACAGCCTGCGCCATTGCCGGATCAAAATACGGATTACAGTTGCTCTGGGTACTTACCTTTGCCACTCTGGGCACCGTCTGGTTGCAGGAAGCTGCCGCCCGGATCACCATCGCTACCGGCAAAGATCTGGGCCAGGTCATCACGCAAACGTACGCGGGAGCAGGCGGACGCCGAATTGCCTGGGCTTTATTTCTGGCTATTTTTCTTGGTTGTGCGGCCTATCAGGCGGGTAATATTCTTGGGGCCGTTGCCGGTCTGGCCTTGCTCACGGGTTTTCCGGTTCCTACGTTGACGATCATCGTCGGACTGGTTTGTACTGCTCTGCTTTGGATAGGTTCGACGCAGGGGTTAGCCAACATGCTGGGCCTGGTTGTCTTTGCCATGGGCGGTGCGTTTATCTACGTAGCGTTTGGCACACCCGTAACTCCGATGGCATTGACTAAGGCCCTCGTTACTCCCTCTTTTCCGGATGGGTCACTCCTGTTGATCAACGGCTTGATCGGAACGACAATTGTTCCTTATAACCTCTTTTTTGGTTCCAGCATCGTTTCTGGTCAGTCGCTCGGCGAAATGAAGCTCGGCATCTGGGTCGCGGTTGTGTTAGGGGGCATTATTTCAGTCGTTCTGCTCCTGGCGGGGCTGCTCATTCCTAACGATTTTTCGTACCCGCACATGGCTCAGGTACTGACCGATCAGCTCGGCACCTGGGCCGGATCGTTGTTTGCGTTTGGGCTATTTGCGGCCGGATTTGCGTCTTCGCTCACCGCTCCCCTCGCGGCATCGGTAACGGCGCAGAGTCTGCTGGGTATTCGTAAGAATTCGCCCGTTTATCGGGGTATATGGCTTACCGTCATGGCCACCGGGCTAACATTCGGCTTATTGAACGTAACGCCAATTCCGGTCATCGTAGCCGTTCAGGCTATCAATGGTATTCTGCTTCCTTTCGTAACGATCTTCTTGTTTGCCGCTGTCAATAACCGGTCGATCCTGGGTGACAACTACTGCAACTCGATGAGCCAGAATCTGGCGATGGGACTCGTGGTCGTCGTAACGGCGGTGCTCGGTCTCTGGAATGTCTGGCTGGCCATTCAGGCTGGGTAG
- a CDS encoding Dps family protein — protein sequence MQPNIGLDEDVLKQDNTLLNEFLSDLHVLYIKTRKYHWNVAGPNFMEYHKFFEKQYKAIEAEIDEVAERIRQLGGKPLATMAEFIHNTSLKEDAGTPGSTSDMFKNLLSDHEQIVRELRDDVEKCDEELNDAGTADFLTGLMEAHEAMAWMLRKYLS from the coding sequence ATGCAACCCAATATTGGTCTTGATGAAGATGTCCTCAAGCAGGACAATACACTACTGAATGAGTTCTTATCTGATCTGCACGTCCTGTACATCAAAACGCGCAAATATCACTGGAACGTTGCCGGACCGAATTTCATGGAATACCATAAATTCTTTGAAAAGCAGTACAAGGCAATAGAAGCCGAAATTGACGAAGTGGCGGAACGAATCCGTCAGCTGGGCGGCAAACCGCTGGCAACGATGGCTGAGTTCATCCACAATACAAGCCTGAAAGAAGATGCCGGTACGCCTGGTAGCACATCCGACATGTTTAAAAACTTGCTGTCCGACCACGAGCAAATCGTTCGTGAACTCCGTGACGATGTTGAAAAATGCGACGAAGAACTGAATGACGCGGGCACCGCCGACTTCCTGACCGGCTTGATGGAAGCTCACGAAGCTATGGCCTGGATGCTCCGGAAATACCTTTCGTAG
- a CDS encoding class I SAM-dependent methyltransferase, producing MQSIYEPAFVEQLFNQMSLTYERMNTITSFGFSNRWRRQCVFELDIKPGQTVVDLMTGMGETWDYICERMGPDGTLIGVDFCEGMLRYASQKRQQSRFRPYTIAIHKQDVLAGTLPAQSADHVVVSFGLKTFNAEQTSQLAHEIRRILKPGGQFSCIDVSVPKPAFLRFLYLFYLRRVIPVLGALFLGNPQTYRMLGIYCTNFRNTKQVLPFFEEAGLSCRTTTYFFNCASGIVGSRSID from the coding sequence ATGCAGTCCATCTACGAACCCGCGTTTGTTGAGCAGCTTTTTAACCAGATGAGCCTGACTTACGAACGCATGAACACGATCACCTCGTTTGGTTTCTCCAATCGATGGCGTCGCCAATGCGTGTTTGAACTCGACATAAAACCGGGTCAGACGGTGGTCGATTTGATGACCGGCATGGGCGAAACGTGGGATTACATCTGCGAACGAATGGGGCCGGACGGAACACTGATTGGCGTTGACTTTTGCGAGGGCATGCTCCGGTATGCCAGTCAGAAACGGCAGCAAAGCCGGTTTCGACCCTACACCATCGCCATTCATAAGCAAGACGTATTGGCGGGCACGTTGCCTGCCCAATCGGCTGATCATGTGGTCGTTTCTTTTGGCCTAAAAACATTCAACGCGGAGCAGACGAGCCAACTGGCTCATGAGATACGGCGCATTCTCAAACCGGGTGGTCAATTCTCATGCATCGACGTATCCGTACCCAAACCAGCGTTTCTCCGCTTTCTGTATCTGTTTTACTTACGCCGGGTAATTCCTGTTCTGGGTGCTCTGTTTCTGGGTAATCCACAAACGTATCGGATGCTCGGTATTTATTGCACAAATTTCAGGAACACGAAGCAGGTCTTACCCTTCTTCGAGGAAGCCGGATTATCGTGTCGGACAACTACCTATTTTTTCAACTGCGCATCCGGCATCGTCGGTTCCAGGTCAATCGACTAA